The Streptomyces sp. NBC_01463 DNA window GGCATCGACGAGGACGCACTCGCCGCGCACGCCCGGGAACGGGCGGAGCGCTTGGTGCGGCGGGCGGACTTCGGTGCTCTGACGGGGCCGTGGCGTGACGGGAACCGGAACCTGCGGAGAAGGGTGGCGACATCATGACGGACATGCGTACGCAACCGGAGCCGGCTCGGTTGGTGCCGGGGCCGGGCGGACTGGGTTCCGGAGGCGCTGTCGCCGACCCGGTCGAGGCGGTGCCGGGGTGGTGGCGGCTCGGCGCACTGGGACTGCAGCACGTCCTCGCGTTCTACGCGGGTGCCGTGGTCATGCCGCTTCTGGTGGCCCAGGGCATGGGGCTGTCCCCCGCTGACACGGCGGCTCTGATCAACACCGCGCTGGTGGCCTGCGGGGCCGCGACGCTGCTGCAGTCGGTCGGCCTGCCGGGCATCGGTATCCGGCTGCCGGTCGTCCAGGGCATGTCGACCGCGGCCGTGCCCTCCCTGGTATCGGTCGGCGTCGCCGCGGGCGGCGGGAGGGCCGGACTGCCCACGGTCTTCGGAGCGGTGATCGCGGCGGGCCTGGTGCTCTTCCTGGTCGCACCCGTTTTCGGCCGGCTCATACGCTTCTTCCCGCCACTGGTCACCGGCACCATCGTGATCATCGTCGGTGTGACCCTGATGGGCGTCGCGGCCCGGCAGGTCGGGGGCGGCGACTCCTCCGCGGCCGACTTCGGCACGCCCGCGCATCTCGGGCTCGCCGGTGCCACGCTGGCGGTGATCGTGGTGCTGTCCCGGTTCGCCAAGGGCTTCCTCGCCTCGGTCGCCGTGCTCGTGGGCCTCGCCGCCGGCACGGCACTGGCCGCGACGGTGGGACGTACGGACTTCTCCGGCATCGGCCGGGCCGACTGGTTCGGCATGCAGGCCCCCCTGCACTACGGCGCACCGCGCTTCGACGTGATGGCCGTCCTCGCGATCGTCCTCGTTCTGGTGATCATCGCGGTGGAGTCCATCGGCCAGTTCTTCGCGGTCGGGGAGATAGCCGGACGGGACGTCGACGAACGGGACATCACCCGCGCCCTGCGGGCCGACGGACTGGCGACCGTCCTGGCCGGGCTGATCAACTCCTTCCCGACCACGGTCTATTCGCAGAATGTCGGACTGCTGCGGCTGACCCGGGTCATCTCCCGGTGGATCGTCGCGGCGGCCGGTGTGCTGATGCTGGTCCTCGGTCTGATGCCGAAGGTGGGTGCGCTGGTCGCCGCCATGCCGGCGGCGGTGCTGGGCGGGGCGACCATCGTGCTGTTCTCCACGATCGCCGTCGTCGGCGTGCAGATCCTGGTCAAGGCCGACCTCTCCGATGCCCGCAACACCGTGCTGGTCGCGGCGAGCCTCGGCATCGGGTTCCTGCCCACCGCCTATCCCCAGTTCGCGGAGCACATGCCCACGCGGCAGCTCCAGGTGCTCTTCGAGAGCGGCATCATGCTCGGCACACTGTCGGCCGTCCTGCTCAACCTGTTCTTCCACCATCTGGGCCGGCTTTCGGCACGCCCCGTGGAGGCAGTCACCGAACCGTCTCCCGTCGTCGCCGAAGGCGCGTGAGTATGCGGGCATTCCCACGGGCAGGGCGCCGCCGACGGCCGGGGCGATGCCGGGGAGTTCCTCATCTCCTCCGGGTGGGAGCGGGGAGCTGCCCCGCAACGATCGCGGCGAGCGCGAGCCCGAACCCCAGGAGTTGGACCGGGCCGAAGGTCTGGCCGAGCACGACGGCGCCGAGAATCGCGGCGACCAGTGGCGAGAGCAGGACGAGAACGGCGACCGAGGTGACGGGCAGCGTGGTGATGCCGCGGAACCACACGACGTACGAGAGGAGTCCGCCGACCAGGCCCATCCAGAGGTAGCCGAGGGCCGCGGCCGGGCCGATGGCGGGCGGCGTCCCCTCCGCCAGGAACGTGAGGGGCAGCAGGAACAGTCCGCCCGCGGTGAGCTGCCACCCGGCGAAGGCGGTGGGGCCCGCCTCGGGAGGACGTCCCCATCGCTTGGTGAGGGTGATGCCGAGCGCCATGGACGCGGCGCTGCCGAGGGCAGCCAGGATGCCGACGCCGTCGAGCGCCGCGCTCGGCCCGATCACCACCAGGCCGACACCGGCCATGCCGGTCAGTCCCCAGGCGAGGCGCCAGGCGGACAGCGCCTCGCGCAGGACGGCCACGGCCAGGAGGGCGATGACCAGCGGCTGGGCCGCCGCCAGGGTGGCCGCCACGCCTCCGGGCAGGCGTTCGGCCGCCAGGAACAGCAGCGGGAAGGGGAGGCCGATGTTCAGCACACCCAGCGCTGCGGCTCTCCCCCACCATGCTCCGCGCGGCAGCGTCCGGGTGACCGCCAGGGCGATCAGGCCACCGGGCAACGCCCGCAGCAGGCCCGCGAACAGCGGGTGACCCGGCGGAAGAAGTTCGGTGGTGACGATGTAGGTCGTGCCCCACGCCATGGGGGTGAGCGCCGTCAGGACGGCACGCGGCAGATGTCCGCGGGGTACACCGCTGACAGGCCCTGCGAGAACTCTCTGTGCTGTTGGACTGGTCATGCCCGCAGTCTCGACCGGCGGCGATCAATGAGTCCAACACATGTTTGTCATCTGATTGATCGTGATTGACGATGGGTCGATGGAGCTCCAGCAGATGCGCTACGTCGTCGCCGTCGCCGAAACGAACAGCTTCACCCGGGCCGCCGAGCAATGCCTGGTCGTCCAGTCCGCGCTCAGCCACCAGATCGCACGCCTGGAGAAGGAACTCGGTGCGCGACTCTTCGAGCGCACCAGCCGCCGGGTGCGGCTGACACCGGCAGGTACCGCGTTCCTTCCCGCCGCCCGTCAGTGTCTGGACGCCGCCGAGCGTGCGGCCGCCGAGGTGGCCGCGGCCGTGGGTGAGGTACGCGGGCGGCTCGCCGTGGGTCTGATCCCCAGCGTCGCCGCGGTCGACATCCCGCGCGCCCTTCGCGACTTCCACCGGCAGTACCCGGCCGTGCGCATCAGTCTGCGCGTGGGCGCGAGCGAGGAACTCGTCGAGCAGGTCAGGGAAGGCGCCCTCGAAGTGGCCTTCCTCGGCCTGCCGACCACCGCGCGCCCCGAAGGAGTCGAGGCCCGTGAACTCGCCCGCGACCTGCTCGTCGCCGTGGTCGCGCCCGATCATCCACTTGCCGAGCAATCGACCGTCGACCTCCGGCGGCTCTCTTCGGAGGTGTTCGTCGACCTGCCGGCCAACACCGCGGGACGCATCCAGTCCGACCAGGCCTTCGCGGCCGCCGGTCTCGGCCGTGACGTCGCGTTCGAAGTGACCAATGCGGACTTCCTGGCCCGGCTGGTCGGGCAGGGGCTGGGCATCGCCATGCTCCCGTCCGCGTACGCGTCTCAGCTCACCGGCGTCACCACGATCGAGGTCACCGACGCACCGGCCCGCGTCGAATACGTCATCTGCGGCCGCGTCGGCCGCACTCCCGCGGCCACCGCCTTTCTTGCCCTCCTCGATCTCCCTTCCGTGCCCGGCCCCAAGTGAAGCCGTGCTGCTGTCCCATGGGCGGTCCTCGTCGAGGCACAGCACGCCGCCGGTGCACATAGCTGCGCCACCCCGGCCACGTAGCGGAAATCGGCGGCCTCCGAG harbors:
- a CDS encoding LysR family transcriptional regulator — protein: MELQQMRYVVAVAETNSFTRAAEQCLVVQSALSHQIARLEKELGARLFERTSRRVRLTPAGTAFLPAARQCLDAAERAAAEVAAAVGEVRGRLAVGLIPSVAAVDIPRALRDFHRQYPAVRISLRVGASEELVEQVREGALEVAFLGLPTTARPEGVEARELARDLLVAVVAPDHPLAEQSTVDLRRLSSEVFVDLPANTAGRIQSDQAFAAAGLGRDVAFEVTNADFLARLVGQGLGIAMLPSAYASQLTGVTTIEVTDAPARVEYVICGRVGRTPAATAFLALLDLPSVPGPK
- a CDS encoding purine permease produces the protein MRTQPEPARLVPGPGGLGSGGAVADPVEAVPGWWRLGALGLQHVLAFYAGAVVMPLLVAQGMGLSPADTAALINTALVACGAATLLQSVGLPGIGIRLPVVQGMSTAAVPSLVSVGVAAGGGRAGLPTVFGAVIAAGLVLFLVAPVFGRLIRFFPPLVTGTIVIIVGVTLMGVAARQVGGGDSSAADFGTPAHLGLAGATLAVIVVLSRFAKGFLASVAVLVGLAAGTALAATVGRTDFSGIGRADWFGMQAPLHYGAPRFDVMAVLAIVLVLVIIAVESIGQFFAVGEIAGRDVDERDITRALRADGLATVLAGLINSFPTTVYSQNVGLLRLTRVISRWIVAAAGVLMLVLGLMPKVGALVAAMPAAVLGGATIVLFSTIAVVGVQILVKADLSDARNTVLVAASLGIGFLPTAYPQFAEHMPTRQLQVLFESGIMLGTLSAVLLNLFFHHLGRLSARPVEAVTEPSPVVAEGA
- a CDS encoding EamA family transporter, which codes for MTSPTAQRVLAGPVSGVPRGHLPRAVLTALTPMAWGTTYIVTTELLPPGHPLFAGLLRALPGGLIALAVTRTLPRGAWWGRAAALGVLNIGLPFPLLFLAAERLPGGVAATLAAAQPLVIALLAVAVLREALSAWRLAWGLTGMAGVGLVVIGPSAALDGVGILAALGSAASMALGITLTKRWGRPPEAGPTAFAGWQLTAGGLFLLPLTFLAEGTPPAIGPAAALGYLWMGLVGGLLSYVVWFRGITTLPVTSVAVLVLLSPLVAAILGAVVLGQTFGPVQLLGFGLALAAIVAGQLPAPTRRR